In Drosophila teissieri strain GT53w chromosome 2R, Prin_Dtei_1.1, whole genome shotgun sequence, the following proteins share a genomic window:
- the LOC122614127 gene encoding receptor expression-enhancing protein 4 yields the protein MLRLVYIYYGTLLPGWSTLRAVGQGQRHFIVLWLKYWVIFALLQALGVLTDFLLGGLSFYAGLKLILSMGIWFSAPYSTNHLYNLLDKHAMGIFGPLVEEGFRWHEEVKRNIFRNFLQTTLGAVIMPKDVDEQASEPQINNHLLKKELSNLMAQIGTDKADHRRQHERSMRRYSPQYLQAAELSQRSGDQLKGGYKPSSAVAGHPK from the coding sequence ATGCTGCGCCTGGTGTATATTTACTACGGAACCCTGCTGCCTGGATGGAGCACCTTGCGGGCTGTTGGACAAGGCCAAAGGCACTTCATCGTACTCTGGCTGAAGTACTGGGTAATCTTTGCACTGCTGCAGGCACTTGGAGTCCTTACGGACTTCCTGCTCGGTGGGCTGTCCTTCTACGCTGGTCTCAAGCTCATCCTGTCCATGGGCATCTGGTTCAGTGCCCCATACAGCACCAATCACCTATATAATTTGCTGGATAAGCACGCTATGGGAATATTCGGACCACTTGTCGAGGAAGGCTTTCGCTGGCATGAAGAAGTCAAGAGAAACATTTTTCGCAACTTTCTGCAAACAACACTGGGGGCAGTGATAATGCCAAAGGACGTGGATGAGCAGGCTAGCGAGCCGCAGATCAACAACCACCTCTTGAAAAAAGAACTGTCGAATCTCATGGCGCAGATTGGAACGGATAAGGCCGACCATCGCCGTCAGCATGAGCGCTCTATGAGGCGATATTCCCCTCAGTATTTACAAGCAGCTGAGTTGAGCCAAAGATCGGGGGACCAGCTGAAGGGCGGGTATAAGCCATCTTCAGCCGTGGCAGGTCATCCTAAGTAG
- the LOC122614017 gene encoding uncharacterized protein LOC122614017 isoform X1 — translation MATWTEFFLLFGLWHILQVQGVAKFTNIECLGADENFTTISLCRLYAVKRDVVEMSLRASILQWPKGPVSMRMQLLKKASGYKPFLYNICQSDVCEYLEKRNHPFVNIILSSFGNRTNVNKCPIPSEIVLEHFRFPVKVLDIMPLPFGDYALFTTFSFRRAELAQVKVYFTLTEYR, via the exons ATGGCCACGTGGACGGAGTTTTTCCTATTATTTGGGCTGTGGCACATTTTGCAG GTCCAAGGAGTTGCCAAGTTCACGAACATCGAGTGCTTAGGTGCGGACGAAAACTTTACCACCATCTCTCTGTGCCGATTGTACGCCGTGAAGAGGGATGTGGTGGAAATGAGTTTGCGGGCCAGCATCCTccaatggccaaaaggaccGGTATCG ATGCGCATGCAGCTGCTGAAGAAGGCCAGTGGCTATAAGCCCTTTCTATACAATATCTGCCAGTCGGATGTGTGCGAGTACCTGGAGAAACGGAACCACCCCTTCGTAAACATCATCCTGAGCAGTTTCGGGAACAGAACCAATGTGAACAAGTGTCCAATTCCA TCGGAAATAGTCCTGGAGCACTTCCGGTTCCCCGTTAAGGTTCTGGACATAATGCCCCTGCCCTTCGGGGACTACGCACTCTTCACCACGTTCAGTTTCCGTCGAGCGGAGTTAGCGCAGGTTAAAGTGTACTTCACATTAACAGAGTATCGCTAA
- the LOC122614017 gene encoding uncharacterized protein LOC122614017 isoform X2, with amino-acid sequence MRMQLLKKASGYKPFLYNICQSDVCEYLEKRNHPFVNIILSSFGNRTNVNKCPIPSEIVLEHFRFPVKVLDIMPLPFGDYALFTTFSFRRAELAQVKVYFTLTEYR; translated from the exons ATGCGCATGCAGCTGCTGAAGAAGGCCAGTGGCTATAAGCCCTTTCTATACAATATCTGCCAGTCGGATGTGTGCGAGTACCTGGAGAAACGGAACCACCCCTTCGTAAACATCATCCTGAGCAGTTTCGGGAACAGAACCAATGTGAACAAGTGTCCAATTCCA TCGGAAATAGTCCTGGAGCACTTCCGGTTCCCCGTTAAGGTTCTGGACATAATGCCCCTGCCCTTCGGGGACTACGCACTCTTCACCACGTTCAGTTTCCGTCGAGCGGAGTTAGCGCAGGTTAAAGTGTACTTCACATTAACAGAGTATCGCTAA
- the LOC122614016 gene encoding receptor expression-enhancing protein 1, which translates to MCLFSLLSQFLFFVYGTMRPAWHTYKTLNSGDEEFLAWAKYWIVYAFLITFEVLADVFLSWLPLYMPTKLILVLWIVLSAPSANVWMFDAILRPVLTRRQEQIDHFLNRGKDKLLSDALSSMTQLVARSQLLPFVAKLWSRSSPTPLMSANLMQDVTGEGIGGRPSEDTDSATASVQNLSSASSPVGSLENLHVDSEEIQVGASKATTHLQPNKSQTDLAKKNFLSPESQRVFNRRAQRKFKTEMGISSATKLEYLHDDVEDLLVKSRIETSGQEVRQQRQPISRRRL; encoded by the coding sequence ATGTGTTTGTTTAGCCTTTTATCGCAGTTCCTGTTCTTTGTTTATGGCACCATGCGACCGGCCTGGCACACCTACAAGACGCTGAACAGCGGAGACGAGGAGTTCCTGGCCTGGGCCAAGTACTGGATAGTGTACGCCTTCCTGATCACCTTCGAGGTGCTGGCGGACGTCTTTCTGTCCTGGCTGCCGCTCTACATGCCCACCAAGTTGATTCTGGTCCTGTGGATCGTGCTGTCCGCTCCGTCCGCCAATGTCTGGATGTTCGACGCCATCCTGCGTCCGGTGCTGACCAGGCGGCAGGAGCAGATCGATCACTTCCTGAACCGGGGCAAGGATAAGCTCCTAAGCGACGCTCTTTCCTCGATGACACAGCTGGTAGCACGTAGCCAATTACTGCCCTTTGTGGCCAAACTCTGGTCGAGATCGAGCCCCACTCCCCTTATGAGTGCCAATCTGATGCAGGACGTCACTGGAGAAGGAATTGGAGGCAGGCCATCCGAGGATACTGACTCGGCCACCGCCTCTGTCCAAAATCTCTCCAGTGCTTCCAGTCCAGTTGGCAGCTTAGAGAACCTCCACGTCGATTCCGAGGAGATTCAGGTGGGCGCTTCGAAGGCCACCACACACCTGCAACCGAATAAGTCCCAGACTGACTTGGCCAAGAAGAACTTCTTGTCGCCGGAGTCGCAGAGGGTCTTTAATCGCCGAGCTCAACGCAAGTTCAAGACTGAAATGGGCATTTCCTCCGCCACCAAGCTGGAGTATCTGCATGACGATGTTGAGGACCTGCTTGTCAAGTCGAGGATTGAGACTAGCGGCCAGGAAGTCCGTCAGCAACGCCAACCGATCAGCCGTCGTCGTCTCTAA
- the LOC122612879 gene encoding FACT complex subunit Ssrp1, translating into MTDSLEYNDINAEVRGVLCSGRLKLTDQNIIFKNTKTGKVEQISAEDIDLINSQKFVGTWGLRVFTKSGVLHRFTGFRDSEHEKLGKFIKDAYSQEMVEKEMCVKGWNWGTARFMGSVLSFDKESKTIFEVPLSHVSQCVTGKNEVTLEFHQNDDAPVGLLEMRFHIPAVESAEEDPVDKFHQNVMSKASVISASGESIAIFREIQILTPRGRYDIKIFSTFFQLHGKTFDYKIPMDSVLRLFMLPHKDSRQMFFVLSLDPPIKQGQTRYHYLVLLFAPDEETTIELPFSEAELRDKYEGKLEKEISGPVYEVMGKVMKVLIGRKITGPGNFIGHSGTAAVGCSFKAAAGYLYPLERGFIYIHKPPLHIRFEEISSVNFARSGGSTRSFDFEVTLKNGTVHIFSSIEKEEYAKLFDFITQKKLHVSNMGKDKSGYKDVDFGDSDNENEPDAYLARLKAEAREKEEDDDDGDDSDEESTDEDFKPNENESDVAEEYDSNVESDSDDDSDASGGGGDSDGAKKRKEKKSEKKEKKEKKHKEKERTKKASKKKDSGKPKRATTAFMLWLNDTRESIKRDNPGIKVTEIAKKGGEMWKELKDKSKWEDAAAKDKQRYHDEMRNYKPEAGGGSDNEKGGKSTKKRKTEPSPSKKANTSGSGFKSKEYISDDDSTSSDDEKDNEPSKKKSKPPSDGDAKKKKAKSESEAEESEEASNASDEDEEDEEDEASD; encoded by the exons ATGACGGACTCGCTGGAGTACAACGACATAAACGCCGAAGTGCGCGGCGTCTTG TGTTCCGGACGCCTGAAGCTGACGGATCAGAATATCATCTTCAAGAACACAAAGACCGGCAAGGTGGAGCAGATCTCGGCGGAGGACATAGACCTGATCAACTCGCAGAAGTTCGTGGGCACCTGGGGACTGAGGGTGTTCACCAAAAGCGGGGTGCTCCACCGCTTCACGGGATTCCGCGACAGCGAGCACGAGAAGCTGGGCAAGTTTATTAAGGATGCCTACTCGCAGGAGATGGTCGAGAAGGAGATGTGCGTCAAGGGCTGGAACTGGGGCACCGCTCGCTTCATGGGCTCCGTCCTGAGCTTCGACAAGGAGTCGAAGACCATCTTCGAGGTGCCGCTGTCGCACGTTTCGCAGTGCGTGACTGGCAAGAACGAGGTCACCCTGGAGTTCCACCAGAACGACGATGCGCCGGTGGGTCTGCTTGAGATGCGGTTCCACATACCCGCCGTGGAGTCGGCTGAGGAAGATCCGGTCGACAAGTTCCACCAGAACGTGATGAGCAAGGCCTCGGTTATCTCGGCTTCGGGCGAGTCCATTGCCATATTCAGAGAGATCCAGATCCTCACGCCTCGCGGTCGCTACGACATCAAGATCTTCTCCACCTTCTTCCAGCTGCACGGCAAGACGTTCGACTACAAGATTCCCATGGACTCGGTGCTGCGGCTCTTCATGCTGCCCCACAAGGACAGCCGACAGATGTTCTTTGTGCTCTCCCTGGATCCGCCCATCAAGCAGGGACAGACGCGCTACCACTACCTGGTCCTGCTCTTCGCTCCCGATGAGGAGACCACCATTGAGCTGCCCTTCTCGGAGGCCGAGTTGCGCGACAAGTACGAGGgcaagctggagaaggagatCTCCGGGCCGGTGTACGAGGTTATGGGCAAAGTGATGAAGGTGCTGATCGGTCGAAAAATTACCGGACCTGGTAACTTTATCGGACACTCCGGCACGGCTGCAGTGGGCTGCTCCTTCAAGGCCGCAGCTGGATATCTGTATCCCCTGGAGCGAGGATTCATCTATATCCACAAGCCACCGCTGCATATCCGCTTTGAGGAGATTAGTTCTGTGAACTTTGCCCGCAGTGGCGGATCCACGCGATCTTTCGACTTCGAGGTGACGCTCAAAAATGGAACCGTCCACATCTTTTCCTCCATCGAGAAGGAGGAGTATGCCAAGCTCTTCGACTTCATCACTCAGAAGAAGTTGCATGTCAGCAACATGGGCAAGGACAAGAGCGGCTACAAGGACGTGGACTTTGGCGATTCGGACAACGAGAACGAACCGGATGCCTATCTGGCTCGCCTCAAGGCTGAGGCCAGGgaaaaggaggaggacgacgacgatggcgaCGACTCGGATGAGGAGTCCACGGATGAGGACTTCAAGCCCAACGAGAACGAGTCCGATGTGGCCGAGGAGTATGACAGCAATGTGGAGAGTGATTCGGACGACGACAGCGATGCCAGTGGAGGCGGAGGAGACAGCGATGGCGCCAAGAAAAGGAAGGAGAAGAAGTCCGAAAAGAAAgagaagaaggagaaaaaacacaaggagaaggagcgaACT AAAAAGGCCTCCAAGAAGAAGGACTCGGGCAAACCAAAGCGCGCCACAACCGCTTTCATGCTCTGGCTGAACGACACGCGCGAGAGCATCAAGAGGGATAATCCGGGCATTAAGGTGACCGAGATCGCCAAGAAGGGCGGCGAGATGTGGAAGGAGCTGAAGGACAAGTCCAAGTGGGAGGATGCGGCGGCCAAGGACAAGCAGCGCTACCACGACGAGATGCGCAACTACAAGCCTGAAGCGGGCGGTGGCAGCGACAACGAGAAGGGTGGAAAGTCCACCAAGAAGCGCAAGACGGAGCCGTCTCCATCCAAGAAGGCGAATACCTCCGGCAGCGGCTTCAAGAGCAAGGAGTACATTTCGGACGACGACTCCACAAGCTCCGACGACGAGAAGGACAATGAGCCCTCCAAGAAGAAGAGTAAGCCCCCATCCGATGGCgatgccaaaaagaaaaaggccAAGAGCGAGAGCGAAGCGGAGGAGAGCGAGGAGGCCAGCAATGCCagcgatgaggatgaggaggatgaggaagatGAGGCCAGCGATTAG
- the LOC122613090 gene encoding gastrulation defective protein 1 homolog, with protein MQRGKISFGKIQLNVNKAAAEPKSNETEREDAKVSTEAGGNGGGFKKMDKQQMIRQIEDVAEDLESQHLKEVMGISGFGRKAAKVFDINEQIEKARVTRPGIDKRKEESKPEDDAKEGEEEEEIIGPLPPAVTTDKEKTTREASKDEDSDDDDDSSDEDSDDEQSLAKRIPYTHEVQMQHGSRAVLALAGDPSGARLVSGSIDYDMCFWDFAGMDSGMRSFRQLQPCENHPIRSLQYSVTGDMILVISGNAQAKVLDRDGFEKLECCKGDQYISDMSRTKGHVAQLTSGCWHPFNREQFLTAALDGTLRIWQGLKSKEQVQVIKTRAQGGLRTNAASCNFNRDATLIAAGCVDGSIQTWDTRKMFVNTTHCVRDAHQKGSEITSIVFSYMGQQLATRSNDETMKLWDLRQFKQPLHTWTNLFSRYDTTDCCFSPDDRLLVTGESLPKGQAEANLYFYSTKSYEEVQRIPVSNAHVVKTLWHPKLNQLFVSCGNGTIKCYYDEQRSIRGAKLCVVKTHRKRQPMEMVGVSQIITPHALPLFRQEKSRTSRKRMEKARMDPVKSQRPDLPITSGQGGRVASSGGTLSSYVIRNLGLSKRVDDDQDPREAILKYAKDAAENPYWIAPAYKQTQPKAIFSEKLPADEPATKKTKTEADK; from the coding sequence ATGCAACGCGGTAAAATTTCCTTTGGGAAAATCCAACTGAATGTAAACAAGGCGGCCGCAGAGCCTAAATCCAATGAAACCGAGAGGGAAGATGCAAAGGTGTCCACTGAAGCCGGCGGAAATGGCGGAGGATTCAAGAAAATGGACAAGCAGCAGATGATTCGGCAGATCGAGGATGTGGCCGAGGATCTGGAGAGTCAGCACCTCAAGGAAGTGATGGGCATCAGCGGGTTCGGTCGCAAGGCAGCCAAGGTGTTCGACATCAACGAGCAGATCGAAAAGGCGAGAGTAACCCGCCCGGGAATTGACAAAAGAAAGGAGGAGTCCAAACCGGAAGATGATGCTAAAGAAggcgaggaagaggaggaaatAATAGGTCCCTTACCGCCAGCTGTGACCACAGACAAGGAGAAAACCACAAGGGAAGCGTCCAAAGACGAAGACtccgatgacgatgatgattcCTCCGATGAAGATTCAGATGACGAACAAAGCCTTGCAAAACGCATACCTTACACCCACGAGGTGCAGATGCAGCACGGTTCCCGAGCTGTCCTTGCCCTGGCGGGCGATccctcgggtgcccgcttgGTCTCTGGTTCCATAGACTACGACATGTGCTTTTGGGACTTTGCCGGCATGGACTCGGGCATGCGGAGCTTCCGGCAGCTACAGCCGTGCGAAAACCATCCCATACGCTCTCTCCAATACTCCGTGACCGGCGACATGATCCTGGTCATCTCCGGAAACGCCCAGGCCAAGGTCCTCGACCGCGATGGATTCGAGAAACTGGAGTGCTGCAAGGGCGATCAGTATATCTCAGACATGTCCCGCACCAAGGGTCACGTGGCACAGTTAACCTCCGGCTGCTGGCATCCATTTAACAGGGAGCAGTTCCTGACCGCAGCTCTGGACGGGACTCTGCGCATCTGGCAGGGATTGAAGTCCAAGGAGCAGGTGCAGGTGATCAAGACAAGGGCGCAGGGAGGCCTCCGCACCAACGCAGCATCATGTAACTTCAACAGGGACGCCACACTCATAGCAGCGGGATGTGTGGATGGTTCCATTCAGACCTGGGACACGCGCAAGATGTTTGTGAACACCACACACTGCGTCAGAGATGCGCATCAGAAGGGCTCTGAGATCACCTCCATTGTGTTCTCGTACATGGGACAGCAGTTGGCCACCCGCAGCAACGACGAGACCATGAAGCTTTGGGATCTGCGGCAGTTCAAACAGCCGCTACATACCTGGACGAATCTGTTCTCCCGCTACGACACGACAGATTGCTGCTTTAGTCCGGATGATCGGTTGCTGGTCACCGGAGAATCGCTGCCCAAGGGCCAGGCCGAAGCAAACCTATACTTCTACAGCACTAAGAGTTACGAGGAAGTGCAGCGGATTCCCGTGTCAAACGCGCACGTGGTAAAAACCCTATGGCACCCGAAACTCAACCAATTGTTCGTAAGCTGTGGCAACGGAACCATTAAGTGCTATTACGATGAGCAGCGCAGCATCCGGGGCGCCAAGTTGTGTGTTGTGAAGACGCATCGCAAGAGACAGCCCATGGAGATGGTGGGAGTCTCTCAGATCATTACGCCGCACGCCCTGCCCCTGTTCAGGCAGGAGAAGTCCCGCACCTCGCGCAAACGGATGGAGAAGGCTCGTATGGATCCCGTCAAGTCCCAGCGACCGGACTTGCCCATCACCAGCGGTCAGGGTGGTCGCGTGGCCAGCTCCGGCGGCACTCTCTCCTCCTATGTCATCCGTAATCTTGGCCTGAGCAAGCGTGTGGACGACGACCAGGATCCCAGGGAAGCCATCTTGAAGTACGCCAAGGACGCAGCCGAGAATCCCTACTGGATAGCCCCGGCCTACAAGCAGACGCAGCCGAAGGCCATCTTCTCCGAGAAACTGCCCGCCGACGAGCCGGCCACCAAGAAGACCAAGACAGAGGCGGACAAATAG
- the LOC122613091 gene encoding NTF2-related export protein: protein MNSDIKAKVESCARTADTFTRLYYASVDNRRHQIGRLYLDNATLSWNGNGATGRQMIESYFLELPTSNHQLNTLDAQPILDPAVANQLTYLIMAGGTVKFAHQPIRNFQQTFIVTAENDKWKVASDCYRLQEV, encoded by the exons ATGAACAGC GATATTAAAGCCAAGGTCGAGAGCTGCGCCCGTACTGCGGACACCTTCACGCGTCTGTACTACGCCTCCGTGGACAACCGACGCCAT CAAATAGGTCGTCTCTATTTGGACAATGCCACCCTCAgctggaatggaaatggcgCCACCGGTCGCCAGATGATCGAGAGCTACTTCCTGGAGCTGCCCACCTCCAACCACCAGTTGAACACCCTGGACGCCCAGCCCATTCTGGATCCGGCTGTGGCCAACCAGCTGACCTACCTGATCATGGCCGGCGGCACCGTCAAGTTCGCCCACCAGCCGATACGCAACTTCCAGCAGACATTCATCGTGACCGCCGAGAACGACAAGTGGAAGGTGGCCTCCGATTGCTACCGGCTGCAGGAGGTGTGA
- the LOC122612650 gene encoding LOW QUALITY PROTEIN: facilitated trehalose transporter Tret1-2 homolog (The sequence of the model RefSeq protein was modified relative to this genomic sequence to represent the inferred CDS: inserted 2 bases in 1 codon), protein MSVERDDEYLKFVPHSMSYQVVPGSEFQCKKANYSSRKLSTIDEQDDDVANRRGMMHQIVATCAVLLLSAGCGMPIGYSAILLPQLMDKNSTEIPIDMETSSWIASVHSLATPFGSLLSGPLADYLGRRRTLILSVIPXLLGWSTLAIAKSIKVVIFARFLCGFATGILGGPGQVYIAETAEPNLRSLLIGAPYVAYSCGILLVYSLGSMMYWRSVAWCANVLPLLAMLSISFIPETPAWLLRNGHEKRALQALSFLRGSEISAQKELNDMKQRLAKERVTTRTNENIFQLCCQRVAIKPLVIVIAFSLLQMFSGTFIVIFYAVDMISEFGAEFDAKQAAIATAVVRVICCMVFCVVLIFVRRRRIMMVSGIGSGLFCLVLSGYQYARFDQPKMSYDVFVGAGCLLGYIIFNTALMVMPGIMIGELFPARIRGRTAGGVFASMNVALFIFAKKFPALQAMLKMRGVFLVFGVSSFLLTAFMCLFQPETKGRSLEHIEDYFNGDNWLWFRRDRGYKTVNLQPLEPLKENRGLEA, encoded by the exons ATGAGTGTCGAAAG AGATGACGAGTATCTCAAGTTCGTGCCCCACTCGATGTCCTATCAAGTGGTTCCGGGATCGGAGTTTCAGTGCAAGAAGGCCAACTATAGCTCCAGGAAACTGTCCACCATCGACGAGCAGGACGACGATGTGGCCAACCGGCGGGGGATGATGCACCAG ATTGTAGCTACCTGTGCGGTACTCTTACTTTCCGCTGGATGTGGCATGCCCATTGGCTACTCGGCCATCCTGCTGCCCCAGCTGATGGACAAGAACTCCACCGAGATACCCATTGACATGGAAACGAGTTCCTGGATAG CCAGTGTCCATAGCTTGGCCACTCCATTTGGATCCCTGCTGTCGGGACCTCTGGCGGATTACCTCGGTCGCCGCAGAACGCTGATCCTCTCAGTGATTCC TCTCCTGGGCTGGAGCACTCTGGCGATCGCCAAGAGCATCAAGGTGGTGATCTTTGCCCGCTTCCTGTGCGGATTCGCCACCGGAATTCTGGGTGGACCCGGACAG GTGTACATTGCTGAAACGGCGGAACCAAATCTGAGGAGTCTGCTGATCGGAGCGCCCTATGTGGCCTACTCGTGTGGCATCCTGCTGGTCTACTCCCTGGGCTCCATGATGTACTGGCGGAGTGTGGCGTGGTGCGCCAACGTCCTGCCCCTGCTGGCCATGCTGTCCATCTCGTTTATACCGGAGACTCCGGCCTGGCTGCTCCGCAATGGCCATGAGAAGCGTGCCCTGCAGGCGCTCTCGTTCCTGCGAGGCAGCGAGATCAGTGCCCAGAAGGAGCTGAATGACATGAAGCAGCGGTTGGCCAAGGAGCGAGTGACCACCAGGACGAACGAGAACATCTTCCAGCTGTGCTGCCAGCGGGTGGCCATCAAGCCACTGGTCATCGTGATCGCATTCTCCCTGCTGCAGATGTTCTCCGGCACCTTCATCGTGATCTTCTACGCCGTGGACATGATCTCCGAGTTCGGAGCGGAGTTCGACGCCAAGCAGGCGGCGATTGCTACAGCGGTTGTCCGGGTAATCTGCTGCATGGTGTTCTGCGTTGTCCTGATCTTCGTTCGGCGCCGCAGGATCATGATGGTGTCGGGAATCGGTTCCGGTCTGTTCTGCCTAGTGCTGAGTGGCTATCAGTATGCCAGATTCGATCAGCCCAAAATGTCGTACGACGTTTTCGTGGGTGCAGGATGTCTCCTCGGCTACATCATCTTCAACACAGCCCTGATGGTGATGCCCGGTATCATGATCGGCGAGCTGTTCCCGGCCAGGATACGGGGGAGGACAGCCGGCGGAGTGTTTGCCTCCATGAACGTGGCCCTGTTCATCTTCGCAAAGAAGTTTCCCGCCCTGCAGGCCATGCTCAAGATGCGTGGAGTGTTTCTGGTCTTCGGTGTGTCCAGTTTCCTGCTCACTGCCTTCATGTGCCTGTTCCAGCCGGAGACGAAGGGCCGCAGCCTGGAGCACATCGAGGACTACTTCAACGGGGACAACTGGCTCTGGTTCCGGCGGGATCGCGGCTACAAGACGGTCAACTTGCAGCCCCTGGAGCCACTGAAGGAAAACCGGGGGTTGGAGGCCTAA
- the LOC122614353 gene encoding LOW QUALITY PROTEIN: uncharacterized protein LOC122614353 (The sequence of the model RefSeq protein was modified relative to this genomic sequence to represent the inferred CDS: deleted 3 bases in 2 codons): MSLAPVTRCTFLILALSTWPHQFHCQGFGNESRDSLLAESQMRIFSLTLLGLFVLVLLGFAGEFKSLALPRSTRRAEISDFLCPWPGCICCFCRISRAVESTSDGLDVYAPRTQSIVWPTMPQEAARVLELTFLHAPKVNCLCRNCCLARNSFCIENCGVNKARWILLLATSVSCAQLAKADDNFTDFDWLNVTQLLQMADFEHENNTGANSTELDLATMADTSTVAPTDADTSTSFKHESPFQDLRQHRHFGRFVFMVLLLHISVVGVGITIYSCVHCRCRSLRKRSRMEAQRRLQLTNLRSEHIPNSRDCPCHGCILAREMLQGLIMHQLHELVDC; this comes from the exons ATGTCTTTGGCGCCGGTCACTCGATGCACTTTTCTCATCCTGGCACTATCCACTTGGCCGCACCAATTCCATTGCCAAGGATTTGGGAATGAGTCTCGGGATTCCCTGCTGGCCGAGTCCCAGATGCGAATCTTTTCGCTGACTCTGCTGGGACTCTTCGTCCTGGTTCTTCTGGGCTTCGCGGGTGAGTTT AAAAGCCTTGCATTGCCTCGATCAACTCGCAGAGCGgagatttccgatttcctGTGTCCC TGGCCAGGATGTatctgctgcttctgccggATCTCGCGGGCTGTGGAATCGACTTCCGACGGCCTCGATGTCTACGCCCCGCGCACCCAGAGCATTGTGTGGCCCACGATGCCCCAGGAGGCGGCCCGCGTCCTGGAGCTGACCTTCCTGCACGCCCCCAAGGTCAACTGCCTGTGCCGCAACTGCTGCCTCGCCAGAAACTCGTTCTGCATCGAAAACTGTGGG GTAAACAAGGCCAGGTGGATCTTGCTGCTGGCCACCTCGGTTTCCTGCGCTCAGCTGGCCAAAGCTGATGACAACTTTACGG ACTTTGACTGGCTAAATGTAacgcagctgctgcaaatggCTGACTTCGAGCACGAAAACAATACTGGCGCCAATTCCACGGAACTCGACTTGGCCACAATGGCAGACACCTCCACTGTGGCTCCAACGGATGCAGATACCAGCACCAGCTTCAAGCACGAATCTCCATTCCAGGACCTTCGACAACATAGGCACTTTGGCCGCTTTGTCTTCATggttctgctgctgcacatATCCGTGGTGGGAGTTG GAATCACCATCTATAGCTGTGTGCACTGCAGATGTAGGAGCCTGAGGAAGCGTTCCAGAATGGAGGCACAACGACGGCTGCAGCTGACAAACCTGCGGTCGGAGCACATTCCCAATTCCCGGGACTGCCCGTGCCACGGGTGCATTTTGGCCAGGGAAATGCTGCAGGGCCTGATCATGCACCAGTTGCACGAGTTGGTCGATTGCTGA